In Anaerostipes hadrus ATCC 29173 = JCM 17467, a single genomic region encodes these proteins:
- a CDS encoding DUF4097 family beta strand repeat-containing protein: MKTFKKVCMILISVTAVAGIGCIIAAFVMGADPRQIRNYAEGKTSGKLQTEERNIRADQIRKLNIDIGSGDVKLQNGNQDRLIIKKKGSWEPVILKSDGEIEIKQKSRHFKLFWFQSNDEITVILPKGVTFEKVSMDCGNGDIASDSLNITDELDIDCGSGDIDLSTITAPKTEIDLGSGDVTLIMAGTEKDYNYNIDCGNGDVKIGDILFEDDLKKRNINALRWINIDCGSGDLTIDFDNTIL, from the coding sequence GTATGCATGATATTAATATCAGTAACGGCTGTTGCAGGGATCGGATGCATCATAGCAGCATTTGTTATGGGTGCAGATCCAAGACAGATTCGAAATTATGCAGAAGGAAAGACAAGCGGTAAATTACAGACAGAGGAACGAAATATAAGAGCAGATCAGATCCGGAAATTAAATATTGATATTGGAAGTGGAGATGTGAAGCTACAAAATGGGAATCAGGATCGTCTGATCATAAAGAAAAAAGGAAGCTGGGAGCCAGTGATATTAAAGTCAGATGGAGAGATTGAAATCAAGCAGAAGAGCAGACATTTTAAATTGTTTTGGTTTCAATCAAATGATGAGATCACAGTTATTCTGCCCAAAGGTGTTACCTTTGAGAAAGTTTCCATGGATTGTGGCAATGGAGACATTGCATCAGATTCTTTGAATATCACAGACGAACTTGACATAGACTGTGGCAGTGGAGATATTGATCTGTCAACGATCACAGCACCAAAGACAGAGATTGATCTGGGTTCTGGAGATGTCACATTGATAATGGCAGGAACAGAAAAAGATTATAACTATAATATAGATTGTGGAAATGGAGATGTTAAGATTGGAGATATACTTTTCGAAGATGATCTAAAAAAACGAAATATCAATGCATTAAGATGGATTAATATAGATTGTGGAAGTGGAGATCTTACGATCGATTTCGATAATACAATATTGTAA
- a CDS encoding PspC domain-containing protein, whose translation MKKTLYKSRKDRFLFGVCGGLAEYFEVDPTLVRILTAALCTTGTGLLLYIVAAVVMPERVE comes from the coding sequence ATGAAGAAAACATTATATAAATCAAGAAAAGACCGTTTTTTATTTGGTGTATGTGGAGGATTAGCAGAATATTTTGAGGTAGATCCAACTTTGGTACGAATCCTTACAGCAGCATTATGCACAACAGGAACAGGATTGTTGTTATATATTGTGGCAGCTGTTGTCATGCCGGAGCGTGTCGAGTAA
- the putP gene encoding sodium/proline symporter PutP — protein sequence MKLPILIAMVLYMAMVIWIGVIYSKKTKTSEDYFLGGRGLGPWVTAMSAEASDMSSWLLMGLPGLAYATGFSQAGWTAIGLILGTYLNWKIVAKRLRHYTEVADNAITVPDFFSNRFKDDKKILSSISAVMILIFFTVYTASGFAACGTLFNSVFGLNYQKSMIVCAIVIVLYTSMGGFLAASTTDLIQGLLMSFAIVIVLIVGVVNAGGVANVIAHGQAMEGFFDVMKYHDPATGGAVSQGVIPILSGLAWGLGYFGMPHILVRFMAIRDPQEVKKSRNIAMIWVLISLSVAVCIGFTGAALYPNVAELAGNGNQRIFIYMTTHLFKGLIPLFMAGVILSGILAATMSTSDSQLLIASSCVSKNLFQGLFKKEMSEEKVLLVSRITTIVIALIGIFIAMDENSSVFGLVENAWAGFGGAFGPLTLFALFWKRTNLKGAIAGMLSGGIIALVWPVTLGKLGGIFGIYCLLPAFIVSSILIIVVSLCTEKPSDVMVEEFEEAKSLND from the coding sequence ATGAAATTACCAATATTGATCGCAATGGTTCTCTATATGGCAATGGTTATCTGGATTGGTGTCATTTACAGTAAGAAGACAAAGACATCCGAAGACTATTTCCTTGGAGGACGAGGACTTGGACCATGGGTTACTGCAATGAGTGCAGAGGCATCTGATATGAGCAGCTGGCTGTTGATGGGACTTCCTGGACTTGCATACGCAACAGGATTCAGCCAGGCAGGATGGACAGCAATCGGATTGATCCTTGGTACATACTTAAACTGGAAGATCGTGGCAAAGAGATTACGTCATTATACAGAAGTAGCAGATAATGCGATCACAGTGCCAGACTTTTTCAGTAACCGTTTTAAAGATGATAAGAAGATCTTAAGTAGTATTTCTGCAGTCATGATCCTTATTTTCTTTACAGTATACACAGCATCAGGATTTGCTGCATGTGGTACATTATTTAACTCTGTATTTGGATTAAATTATCAGAAGAGTATGATTGTCTGTGCGATCGTTATTGTATTATATACATCCATGGGTGGATTCTTAGCAGCAAGTACAACAGACCTGATTCAGGGATTATTAATGTCATTTGCCATTGTGATCGTACTGATCGTTGGAGTTGTGAATGCAGGTGGAGTAGCGAATGTTATTGCACACGGTCAGGCAATGGAAGGATTCTTTGATGTTATGAAGTACCATGACCCAGCAACAGGAGGTGCAGTATCACAGGGTGTGATCCCAATCTTATCCGGACTTGCATGGGGACTTGGATACTTTGGTATGCCACATATCCTTGTAAGATTCATGGCGATTCGTGACCCACAAGAAGTAAAGAAATCAAGAAATATCGCAATGATCTGGGTATTGATTTCTTTAAGTGTAGCCGTATGTATCGGATTTACAGGAGCAGCACTTTATCCCAATGTAGCAGAATTAGCTGGAAATGGAAATCAGAGAATCTTTATTTATATGACAACACATTTATTTAAAGGACTGATCCCATTATTTATGGCAGGAGTTATTTTATCAGGAATTCTTGCAGCAACAATGAGTACATCTGATTCGCAGCTTTTAATTGCATCATCCTGCGTATCAAAGAACTTATTCCAAGGATTATTTAAGAAAGAAATGTCTGAAGAAAAGGTACTGTTAGTTTCAAGGATCACAACGATCGTGATCGCATTGATCGGTATCTTTATCGCAATGGATGAAAACAGTTCTGTATTCGGACTAGTAGAAAATGCATGGGCAGGATTCGGTGGAGCCTTTGGTCCATTAACACTGTTTGCATTATTCTGGAAACGAACAAACCTAAAAGGAGCGATCGCTGGAATGTTAAGTGGAGGTATCATCGCACTTGTATGGCCAGTGACTCTGGGTAAATTAGGTGGAATTTTTGGAATTTACTGCTTGTTACCAGCATTTATCGTATCTTCTATTCTGATCATTGTAGTTAGTTTATGTACAGAAAAACCTAGTGATGTTATGGTGGAAGAATTTGAAGAAGCAAAAAGCCTCAATGATTAA